The Lutibacter sp. A64 genome segment ATATCATCCTAATAATAGAGGTTTTGATAATTATTATGGATTTCTTGGTGGAGGTCATAATTATTTCCCTGAAAGATATCAGAAAGAATATCAAAAGCAGTTAAAAGCTGGAAACAAAGAAATTAGAGACTATATTCTTCCATTGGAACATAACCAAAAAGAAGTTAAAGAGACTGAATATATTACAGATGCCTTATCTAGAGAAGCAATAAAAGATATTAAAAAGGCGGCAGATAAAAAAGATCCTTTCTTTATTTATTTAGCCTATAATGCACCACATGTTCCTTTAGAGGCTAAAGATGAAGATCTTAAAGTCTTTGCTAATATTAAAAATAAAGATAGAAGAACTTATGCAGCTATGGTATACGCTGTTGATAGAGGTGTTGGAGAGATTGTAAAAACATTAAAAGAAACAAATCAATATAATAATACATTAATTGTTTTTATGAGTGATAATGGAGGGAATTTTGATCACGGAGCCAATAATTACCCTTTAAAAGGAACAAAAGGAGATGCCTGGGAAGGTGGTTATAGAGTTCCAATGTTTTTTCATTATCCAAATAAATTACCAAAAGGTAAAAAATTCGATTATCCAGTATCTGCTTTAGATTTATATCCTACGTTTGTAAATTTAGGAAAAGGTGAAATTCCTAAAAATAAATTATTATCAGGTAAAGACATAATGGAATCTTTAATTAATAATTCAGAACCACATAAAAACAATATGATTTATTGTTTAAGATATCGTCATGGCTTTAGCGATGTTGGTGCAAGGCTAGGTGATTGGAAAATTACAAGAGTTGGTAACGAGCCTTGGAGGTTAACAAATATAACACAAGATATTGGAGAGAAAAAAAATATGGGAGGTAGATACCCAGATCGACTTAAAAAAATGGTAGAAGAAACACAAAAATGGACAGAAGGCTTTGTACAACCTTTATGGTATTATTCAGCTAAAGATGAAGAATTATGGAAAGATGGAAGAATGCCACAGTATAATGAAACCTTCGAAGTTTCTAAATTAATAGATTTACCTACTAAGCATTAATATTTAGTTTTAAAAATAGATAACTAAGTCTTCAAGCGTATTTAGTTTTATAAGTTTTGCAGATGAGCAAGTAGGTAAGGTTATGACCGCTTTGAAAAATAGTAAATTTAATGATAATACTATTGTTATTTTAGTTAGTGATCACGGTTATAATCAAGGTGAAAAAGAATTTATTTACAAAAATAATTTATGGGAAGAAACTACACGAATTCCTATGCTGGTTCGCTCCCCAAAATTCAAAAAATATGCAGGGCAAAAAGTGGAGCATCCAGTTTCGTTAATAGATGTGTATCCAACAATTGCAGACCTGTGTAATATTGAAAAAAGTAATCTTAAAAATAACAACGGTGCATTGTTAAGTGGCTTTAGTATGAAACCTTTTCTAGAAAATCCTAAAAATGGAAATGGGATGGTCCAGATGTAGCTTTAACTGTTGTAAGAGGTAATTTTAATAGCAACAAAGCAAATGAACAAAGCTATGCTGTACGTTCAAAAAACTATAGATACAAACGCTATGTAAATGGAAAAGAAGAATTGTATAACCATACTAATGACCCTTACGAGTGGACAAATTTAGCCTACAAGCCTAAATTTAAAAAGGTGAAGAAAAAGCTTAAAAAGCAATTAGACAATCTATTAAAAGAAATCAACTAAATAGTATTAAAATAAAGCTTTGAGATTTTTTTGTAAGAGGGACTAATGGAACTATTGAGCAAGTTTGATTCCTATTACGGGATATGCATTTGATATAAATTCAGATTTAGAAAAAAACAACGGCTATTAAATTGAAGTTGAAAGAAACTTATGGAGCAAAATATTTCAGAATAACTTTTATACTTACACACTTTGTGAGATACTGCTAATTAAATCCTGAGTTTTATTTTATTAATTTAACCGTGTAACTAATGTTTATAAAGGTTATTTATAACTTTTATTAAACTTTTCTAATAATTCTTTTACAAGTGTTGGATTTTGATTTGCAATATTAATAGTTTCATTTGGATCATTTTTATGATCGTAAAGCTCTACATATAAAGGCGCGTTGTTTGGGCGTCTTCTATCTTTCCAAATAACAAAACGATAATCATCTGTTCTCATTGCATATCCCATTACAAATTGCTCAAAAGTTTTTCTATTCCATTTTTCGCCCATCTGTAACTTAATTTTAGTTTCAATTTTTTCAATTAAAGGCATAAAAAAAGTAGTTCTAAACGGAGCTGTAAAAGGTCTTGCAGCCCATTCTCGTAATGCAGGTGTTGGAAATACACTAAATGCTGGTTTTTTAGATTTTGATTTAGGCTTTTTTAGTATGGAAACTAAACTTTCACCTTCTAAATGATTAGGTTTATTTAATTCAGCTAAATCACATAAAGTTGGGTATAAATCTATTAATTCTACAGTTGCATTTGCTTTTTGCCCTTTAGTTTTATCTGTTATTCCAGGTGCTGAAATAATAAATGGAACACGAGTTGCAATTTCATAATTTGTAGCTTTTCCCCAATAACCCATTTCGCCAAGATTAAATCCGTGGTCTGACCATAAAACAATAATAGTATTTTCATAGGTTCCAGAGTCTTTTAAAGCTTGAATCATTTTTCCAACTTGCGCATCAATATAACTTATACAAGCATAATATCCGTGACGTAATTGACGTTGTAATTCTGGACTAAAATTACCTTTTTTAGGCATGTCTGCTGAAACACGTAATTCTAATGATTCTGATAATCCCATAGTAGCACCATCTTTAGGAGGGTTTACTTGTGTTGCAATTGGAATTTTTGCTTCATCATACATATCCCAATATTTTTTTGGAGCTATCCAATCTAAATGAGGTTTTTTAAAGCCTAAAGCTAGAAACCAAGGCTTGTCGTTATTTTTAACCATATCATTTAATGTTTCTATTGCAGAAAGTGTATTATAACCGTCGTCATAAGTTTCGTCTGGAACATCAGCAGATTCTAAAGCAGGCCCTTTGTTTAGCCAGTTTTCACGAATTAGTTTTTCACCATATTTAGCTTCTAAAGCTACTTTGTTTTTTAAATACATTAATTGACTTTCAGCAAGGGCATAACCACCTTCTATATTTGGTACATTTGAGTCTTTTTTTGCTTTAATTGGTTTTCTACTCCATGACATTTCATCATCAGTAAATACGCCGTGAAATACTTTTCCAAGATATACTGTTTCATATCCGTTTTCTTTAAAATGTTGAGGTAGGGTTACAATACTAGGACGATTGTCTCTAAAATCTTGAAATAAATCAATAACATTTATAGTCTCTGGGTAAGATCCTGTCATTATACTAGCACGTGATGGACCGCAAATAGCTTGTTGAACATAAGCATGATTAAATTGAACCCCAACGTTTGCTAAGGTATCTATATTAGGAGATTTTACGATTTCTGAACCATAAGTACCAAGTTCAGCACGTAAATCATCAATAGCAATAAACAATACATTTGGCTGTTTCTTTTTTTGGGCGAAGCCTGTAAAGGAAATAATTACAGAAAATAGAATAAGAAAAAATAGTTGTTTGGCTTTCATTGTAAAATTTTTTGTGTTTAAAACATGGTTTAATTTAATTATCAAATTAGCAAAAAAAATAGTTGAAATACTTCTTAAATATTACCTTGTACTATAGGTATTTTACCCAAAAATTTTTTTTTATAGCATGGTAATGGTTGTTGTAATATATAGTAATTTAATGTGAAATAGATTCTTAAGTAGAAAAGAGTAGAGGTGGATTTGTAAAAAACTCTTGTTCTAATTCTTTAATTAATAGAAGTTAAAAGAGAGGAGTTATCTTTTTTAGTTTGTTTTACAAGCCTTTTGATATTTTTATTGTACTTAATTTTAAGTGTATTGTTTTTTAGGGCGGAACAAATTATTGCAAAAAAAGGATAACCAAACTTGGTTATCCTTTTTTTAATGGACTGTTTATTGTTTTAAAATAGTAATATGTTAAAACATAACTGTTTAATTATAAACCTCTATTTCGGTAACATTAATAGCATATTTGGATGCGTTGTTTATAGTTAAAGTACCATTTCCAGTAGTTTTGTCTGCAATAACAGCATAGCTTATAGTATTATCTCCAGATATTTTATTTACTGAAAATTCAATATTACTATCTGTAGATGAATTTACAAAATTAGAAGAGCTATAATTATTTAATACAACATCGGTAGCATATTCAATAATTAAAGGTTTTTCTTTATATACGTTTATTTTTACTACATCTAATCCCGTAATGTTTGTAATAGAATAGACATTTGTAATTTCAATATCTGGTGCTAACCATTCTTCTTCTTCACAACTAGTTATTGCTAGAATAATGGTTAAAATTCCAAAATATTTTATTATTTTTTTCATAATTTATATTGTTTTTTATGTCTCCGTTGTTGTAAAACAACGGAGTTTGTTATTTTATATTTATGATCTAACTTCAACTTCAACAAATGAAAAATTATCAAAATACATTGTTTGTTGACCTGTTGAAGAATTTGGGTTTGAAGGTGGATTTATTACAAGTGTTACTTTCTTTTTTGAATTGATTTCAGATAAAGTGACAATATGCTCAATTTTAACCCATTGTCCTCTAGGTAAGCCATCTAGGTTCCATGCTTCAGGAGCTAATTCTGGAACTTCTCCACCCCAGGTCCAAAATTTTTCCATAGTATTTCCTGCTTCTAAATAAACCATAAAAGAAATTTTATATGTACCAGCTGGTATCATATCAATGGTACCCAATCCAAATGTATGTAATTGGTAGGTCTTAGTAATTCCATCAACATTAAATTTCATACTTGCATTTCCTTCATATGCTTTTTCTGTAGTTCTAGACCAAATAGGGGTATCTGCAGAGCCATTTAAAGGAGCTCCTACCCAGAAGGCACCATTAGGCCCTGAAAAAGCTCTTGCTAAATCTCCGTCAAGTCCAATTTCGTAACCAGACCAACTATTAGATTTTAAGATGTTGCCACCAATATACATTTGTACATTTGTAGCAGGGAAACTGGCTAACTGTCGGGTGTCTGTTGATTCAATTTCACCACCGTTATAGGCAACAGTAACTACATCAGAATTATAAATTTTTTCAGATAAAGTTAAATCTATATAGGTTGCATCTGTAGTATTAACACTAGCTTTTAAAACAGGTATTGTTTGGTCAAAACCAGCAGCAGTGTTTTTCACATGAACCACAAATTTATCTTCTTGATCTGTAAATGGAACAATTTCACCCGTAACTTGGAAAGAAATTTTTTCATTAGCATCTTCTTTAATCGCACCGTTTATTTTAAATGGTTGAGATGAAGGAATTACATTTATTTTTAATGGAATAGTTTTTTCTACAGAAGCAGTTGGGTAAGGTGTAGCTCTAAGCGCTTTAAAAACTCCTGCATTATATGTTCCAAGTTTAAAAAATTTAACAGTAACAGTGTCTAAATTAGAACTAGCAGGAATACCGCTAGGTATTGCCCAATTTCTACCATTAGCACGTCCTGTTGTTGTTTGGTCTATAAATGTTAATGTTGCACCCGCTTCTACTTCAACTGTTGGCCAAGATGCTTCATTTTTAATAGAAGTTAATTGGTCTTCAGTAATTGATAATACTTCAACATTATTTTGTAATATTTTAAAAGCAGGTTTTAAATTAGCAAATACATCAAATGTAAATGTAGTATCAATAACCCAAAAATTTCCTTCTTTTTTTGAATTTAAAGTTCCAGCACTAGATTTATAGCTTACTGGCTCTGGAAATTTATTTAACAAGCGGACTTTATTTACACCACTTTTTCTGAAAATTACATGTGCTTTTACGTCGGTTGTAGTTAAGCCAGCTTCTGAGTTTATAAATAAAGGTAAGGAATCACCTTTTTTAAAGCCTTCATTTAAAAATGCATTTCCATCTTCAATAATCCATTGGTGACTTGATGCGCCTACCGATAAATCGAAAAAAGACATAAAACTATCTTCTTCAATATTAAATGGGTTTTGGGTGAATTTTTGTAAACTAATAATCCAAGATACATCAGATAGTTCATCTACAGGTGTATAATCCACATACTCCTCTTCTTCACAACTTACTAAAATTAGTAAGCTAATAAAAAATGATATTATTCTTATATTTTTCATAAAATAAATATTAGTTATTAATATTAGGGTTTGAATTAATTTCAGTTTGAGGTATAGGGTATGTACTATGTTGACTTTCTATGTAGTTTAAAGCAGGAATATCGAACTCATAATCAACAACTTTAAATTCACCAGTACTAGGTGCTGTACGAACTAAAGATGGAAAATTATATTTCCATTTTGTTGCTCCTGTTTCATCGATATACTTATAGTTTTCAGCGTAATAAACCTCATTTGATAATTCAGTTAATCTTTGTTTGAAACCGTAGTTGTCAGATTTTTCCCAACGTTTAAAATCTAAAAATCGAGTCATATGACCTTCGATAGAAGTTTCTAGAGGTTTTTCAATTTTCATTAAACGCTGCATTAGTTCTTCTGCAGAATATGATTCTTCATCATAAGTATAAGATAAATTACCATTACTTTCTCCAAGTAAAACTAAGCCCCATCTTTTACGGATTTCATTTATTAATTTAATAGCTTCGTCTACATCTCCTGTTTTAATTTTACATTCGGCTTGCATTAACATAACTGTTGATAATCTTAACAATGTTACATTTTTACTAGACCAAGACGTTCCTAATGGTAATTCTGACTCTGATTCAACAATATCATGATTTGTAAAATGTTTCCAATATCCAAATCCCCATGCTGTTGCGTGAAATTTACCACCTTTAACATCAGTTACAGGAGCACCATAATATAAAGTTTGATAGTCCTCTACTATTGCTATCATTGCAGAAGCTCTTAAAGGAACATTGCGTTGTGT includes the following:
- a CDS encoding sulfatase-like hydrolase/transferase; amino-acid sequence: MNLTQKIKTFFAVVLLTSGLITAQSEQPNILFILCDDLGYADVGFNGSKDIITPHMDELAANGMIFTSAYAAHSFCGPSRASILTGRYSQEIGTPFNLHSNSSMNDDDNMGIPTEETFMSNILQDAGYYTSALGKWHLGSAPKYHPNNRGFDNYYGFLGGGHNYFPERYQKEYQKQLKAGNKEIRDYILPLEHNQKEVKETEYITDALSREAIKDIKKAADKKDPFFIYLAYNAPHVPLEAKDEDLKVFANIKNKDRRTYAAMVYAVDRGVGEIVKTLKETNQYNNTLIVFMSDNGGNFDHGANNYPLKGTKGDAWEGGYRVPMFFHYPNKLPKGKKFDYPVSALDLYPTFVNLGKGEIPKNKLLSGKDIMESLINNSEPHKNNMIYCLRYRHGFSDVGARLGDWKITRVGNEPWRLTNITQDIGEKKNMGGRYPDRLKKMVEETQKWTEGFVQPLWYYSAKDEELWKDGRMPQYNETFEVSKLIDLPTKH
- a CDS encoding sulfatase-like hydrolase/transferase, translating into MTKSSSVFSFISFADEQVGKVMTALKNSKFNDNTIVILVSDHGYNQGEKEFIYKNNLWEETTRIPMLVRSPKFKKYAGQKVEHPVSLIDVYPTIADLCNIEKSNLKNNNGALLSGFSMKPFLENPKNGNGMVQM
- a CDS encoding sulfatase; its protein translation is MKAKQLFFLILFSVIISFTGFAQKKKQPNVLFIAIDDLRAELGTYGSEIVKSPNIDTLANVGVQFNHAYVQQAICGPSRASIMTGSYPETINVIDLFQDFRDNRPSIVTLPQHFKENGYETVYLGKVFHGVFTDDEMSWSRKPIKAKKDSNVPNIEGGYALAESQLMYLKNKVALEAKYGEKLIRENWLNKGPALESADVPDETYDDGYNTLSAIETLNDMVKNNDKPWFLALGFKKPHLDWIAPKKYWDMYDEAKIPIATQVNPPKDGATMGLSESLELRVSADMPKKGNFSPELQRQLRHGYYACISYIDAQVGKMIQALKDSGTYENTIIVLWSDHGFNLGEMGYWGKATNYEIATRVPFIISAPGITDKTKGQKANATVELIDLYPTLCDLAELNKPNHLEGESLVSILKKPKSKSKKPAFSVFPTPALREWAARPFTAPFRTTFFMPLIEKIETKIKLQMGEKWNRKTFEQFVMGYAMRTDDYRFVIWKDRRRPNNAPLYVELYDHKNDPNETINIANQNPTLVKELLEKFNKSYK